A region of Streptomyces sp. WMMC500 DNA encodes the following proteins:
- a CDS encoding alpha/beta fold hydrolase, which produces MSDWQLTRTFAGSAGEVRWDRLGPGTDASGGRPVVLLHGTPWSSYTWRAVARALAREREVYVWDMPGYGQSEKRDGQDVSLAAQGRVFADLLDHWRLDGPLVVAHDFGGAVALRAHLLHGAAYRALALVDPVALAPWGSPFFRLVRDNAPVFEQLPAVLHTALVREYVATTGGPGLHPAVLDNLVAPWTDDAGRPAFYRQIAQADQRYTDEIQPRYGDVDLPALVCWGTEDTWIPVAKAHELAALIPHARLELFEGAGHLVQEDAPAELTAVLQTFLTEQS; this is translated from the coding sequence ATGAGCGACTGGCAGTTGACGCGGACCTTCGCCGGTTCCGCCGGGGAGGTCCGCTGGGACCGGCTGGGCCCGGGCACGGACGCCTCCGGGGGCAGGCCGGTGGTGTTGCTGCACGGGACGCCCTGGTCGTCGTACACCTGGCGGGCGGTCGCCCGCGCGCTGGCGCGGGAGCGTGAGGTGTACGTCTGGGACATGCCCGGCTACGGGCAGTCGGAGAAGCGCGACGGGCAGGACGTCTCGCTCGCGGCGCAGGGGCGGGTCTTCGCCGACCTGCTCGACCACTGGCGGCTGGACGGGCCGCTGGTCGTCGCGCACGACTTCGGCGGGGCCGTCGCGCTGCGCGCGCACCTGCTGCACGGCGCCGCGTACCGCGCGCTGGCCCTGGTCGACCCCGTCGCGCTCGCCCCGTGGGGTTCGCCGTTCTTCCGGCTCGTACGGGACAACGCGCCCGTCTTCGAGCAGCTCCCGGCGGTCCTGCACACCGCGCTGGTCCGCGAGTACGTCGCCACCACCGGCGGCCCCGGGCTGCACCCCGCGGTCCTCGACAACCTCGTCGCCCCCTGGACCGACGACGCCGGCCGCCCGGCGTTCTACCGCCAGATCGCCCAGGCCGACCAGCGCTACACCGACGAGATCCAGCCCCGCTACGGCGACGTCGACCTCCCCGCGCTGGTCTGCTGGGGCACGGAGGACACCTGGATCCCGGTCGCCAAGGCCCACGAACTGGCGGCCCTGATCCCGCACGCCCGGCTGGAGCTGTTCGAGGGCGCGGGCCACCTCGTCCAGGAGGACGCCCCCGCCGAACTGACCGCCGTGCTGCAGACGTTCCTCACCGAGCAGTCCTAG
- a CDS encoding XRE family transcriptional regulator, with product MAEPDDELDTALTAVGPRLRELRRQRESTLAELSAATGISVSTLSRLESGSRRPTLELLLPLARAHGVTLDELVGAPPTGDPRIHLRPVTRNGMTMLPLSRRAGGIQAFKLIIPAGSGRREPDPRTHEGYEWMYVMNGRLRVVLGEHDLVLEPGEAAEFDTRVPHWFGAADDEPVEFLSLFGGQGERAHLRARPKSAS from the coding sequence ATGGCAGAACCCGACGACGAGCTCGACACCGCCCTCACCGCCGTCGGCCCCCGCCTGCGCGAGCTGCGCCGGCAGCGCGAGTCGACGCTCGCCGAGCTGTCCGCGGCCACCGGCATCTCGGTGAGCACCCTGTCCCGGCTGGAGTCCGGCAGCCGCCGCCCCACGCTGGAGCTGCTGCTGCCGCTGGCCCGGGCGCACGGCGTGACCCTCGACGAACTCGTCGGCGCACCGCCCACCGGCGACCCGCGCATCCATCTGCGCCCCGTCACGCGCAACGGCATGACGATGCTCCCGCTGTCCCGCCGCGCCGGCGGCATCCAGGCGTTCAAGCTGATCATCCCGGCCGGCAGCGGACGCCGGGAGCCGGATCCGCGCACCCACGAGGGCTACGAGTGGATGTACGTGATGAACGGCCGGCTGCGCGTCGTGCTCGGCGAACACGACCTGGTACTCGAACCCGGCGAGGCGGCCGAGTTCGACACCCGCGTGCCGCACTGGTTCGGCGCGGCGGACGACGAGCCGGTGGAGTTCCTCAGCCTCTTCGGCGGCCAGGGCGAACGGGCGCACCTGCGCGCCCGCCCGAAGTCGGCGTCCTAG
- a CDS encoding NAD(P)/FAD-dependent oxidoreductase: MVVGMEVVDVTDELAETYDVAVVGGGAAGLSGALMLARSRRSVAVIDAGAPRNAPADGVHGLLAREGMPPGELLARGRAEVRGYGAHVVTGEVTAATRDTEGGEDGGAGHGETPGGFTVALADGRSVRARRLLVTSGLVDELPAVPGLRERWGRDVLHCPYCHGWEVRDRAVGVLATGPMALHQALLFRQLTADVTYFAHTTEAPAGDDAEQLDALGVRVVTGEVAGLEVAADRLTGVRLADDTVVPRQALVVASRMVARGGFLAGLGLTPVAHPSGMGEHIPAEATGRTDVPGVWVAGNVTDMTAQVGAAAAAGAMAGAQINADIAAEDARRAVAARRVGV; this comes from the coding sequence ATGGTCGTCGGCATGGAGGTGGTCGACGTGACCGACGAACTTGCGGAGACTTACGACGTGGCGGTGGTCGGCGGCGGCGCCGCCGGGCTGAGCGGGGCGCTGATGCTGGCCCGCTCCCGCCGCTCCGTGGCGGTGATCGACGCGGGCGCGCCCCGCAACGCCCCGGCGGACGGCGTGCACGGGCTGCTGGCCCGCGAGGGCATGCCGCCGGGCGAGCTGCTGGCGCGCGGCCGGGCGGAGGTGCGCGGGTACGGCGCCCACGTGGTGACCGGCGAGGTCACCGCGGCGACCCGGGACACCGAGGGCGGCGAAGACGGCGGGGCGGGCCACGGCGAGACCCCCGGCGGCTTCACCGTCGCGCTCGCCGACGGCCGGTCCGTACGCGCCCGACGGCTGCTGGTCACCAGCGGCCTCGTCGACGAGCTGCCCGCCGTGCCCGGCCTGCGCGAGCGCTGGGGCCGCGACGTGCTGCACTGCCCGTACTGCCACGGCTGGGAGGTCCGCGACCGGGCCGTCGGCGTGCTGGCCACCGGGCCCATGGCACTGCACCAGGCGCTGCTGTTCCGGCAGTTGACCGCCGACGTGACGTACTTCGCGCACACCACGGAAGCACCCGCCGGCGACGACGCCGAGCAGTTGGACGCCCTCGGCGTGCGGGTCGTCACCGGCGAGGTCGCGGGCCTGGAGGTCGCCGCCGACCGGCTCACGGGCGTGCGGCTCGCGGACGACACGGTCGTGCCCCGGCAGGCGCTCGTGGTGGCCTCGCGCATGGTGGCGCGCGGCGGGTTCCTGGCCGGCCTGGGCCTCACGCCCGTGGCGCACCCGTCCGGCATGGGCGAGCACATTCCCGCCGAGGCCACCGGACGCACCGACGTGCCCGGGGTGTGGGTCGCGGGCAACGTCACCGACATGACCGCCCAGGTCGGCGCCGCCGCGGCGGCCGGCGCCATGGCCGGGGCGCAGATCAACGCCGACATCGCCGCCGAGGACGCCCGCCGGGCGGTCGCCGCCCGCCGGGTCGGCGTGTGA
- a CDS encoding class I SAM-dependent methyltransferase gives MTNATEEFGEAYWEEMYRGRDAVWSGRPNPQLVTEIADLTPGTALEAGCGEGADAIWLAERGWRVTAVDISGTALDRARAHAEARGPEVAGRLTWVRADLTDATPDGAPFDLVTTHYVHTTASREALFCRLAATVAPGGTLLVVGHHETDPRAAEMAEAHPGVHFTAADVAADLVPEDWEIAVAEVRTRLAPVGHEPHDGGEPVEHHDAVLRARRR, from the coding sequence ATGACGAACGCGACGGAAGAGTTCGGCGAGGCGTACTGGGAGGAGATGTACCGCGGCCGGGACGCGGTCTGGAGCGGCCGGCCCAACCCGCAGCTCGTGACCGAGATCGCGGACCTGACGCCCGGCACCGCCCTGGAGGCCGGCTGCGGCGAGGGCGCCGACGCCATCTGGCTCGCCGAGCGCGGCTGGCGGGTGACGGCCGTGGACATCTCCGGCACCGCCCTGGACCGCGCCCGCGCACACGCCGAGGCGCGCGGGCCGGAGGTCGCGGGACGTCTCACCTGGGTACGGGCGGACCTGACCGACGCCACGCCGGACGGCGCCCCCTTCGACCTGGTCACCACGCACTACGTGCACACGACGGCCTCCCGCGAGGCGCTCTTCTGCCGCCTCGCGGCGACGGTGGCGCCGGGCGGCACGCTGCTCGTCGTCGGCCACCACGAGACGGACCCCCGCGCCGCCGAGATGGCCGAGGCGCACCCGGGGGTGCACTTCACCGCGGCCGACGTGGCGGCGGACCTGGTGCCGGAGGACTGGGAGATCGCCGTGGCGGAGGTGCGGACGCGGCTGGCGCCCGTGGGCCACGAGCCGCACGACGGCGGCGAGCCCGTCGAGCACCACGACGCGGTCCTGCGCGCCCGGAGGCGCTGA
- the hemB gene encoding porphobilinogen synthase, with protein sequence MSGTDNAHPGPVAGPVIRPRRLRTTPALRRMVAETRLHPAELILPAFVREGTDEPVPVAAMPGVVQHSRDSLKKAAAEAVAAGVGGIMLFGVPEEHKKDAIGSAGTDPDGILQVALRDVRAEVGDDLVVMSDVCLDETTDHGHCGVLDAAGRVDNDATLARYAEMAVVQADAGAHVLGPSGMMDGQVAVIREALDRAGHTDTAVLAYTVKYTSAFYGPFREAINSSLRGDRKTYQQDPPNAREALRELSLDLAEGADMVMVKPALPYLDVLRRVADEADVPVAAYQISGEFAMVEAAAERGWVDRDAAMMETLTGIRRAGAQMILTYWAIDAARRLRD encoded by the coding sequence GTGTCCGGCACCGACAACGCGCACCCCGGCCCCGTCGCCGGTCCCGTCATCCGCCCGCGGCGGCTGCGCACCACGCCCGCGCTGCGGCGCATGGTCGCCGAGACCCGGCTGCACCCGGCGGAGCTGATCCTGCCCGCGTTCGTCCGCGAGGGCACCGACGAGCCGGTGCCCGTCGCCGCGATGCCGGGCGTCGTGCAGCACTCCCGCGACAGCCTGAAGAAGGCCGCCGCCGAGGCGGTCGCCGCGGGCGTCGGGGGGATCATGCTCTTCGGCGTGCCGGAGGAGCACAAGAAGGACGCGATCGGCTCGGCCGGCACGGACCCCGACGGCATCCTCCAGGTCGCGCTGCGGGACGTGCGCGCGGAGGTCGGGGACGACCTGGTGGTCATGTCCGACGTGTGCCTGGACGAGACCACCGACCACGGGCACTGCGGGGTGCTGGACGCCGCGGGCCGGGTCGACAACGACGCGACGCTCGCGCGGTACGCGGAGATGGCCGTCGTCCAGGCGGACGCCGGGGCGCACGTGCTGGGGCCGAGCGGCATGATGGACGGCCAGGTCGCGGTGATCCGCGAGGCGCTGGACCGGGCGGGGCACACGGACACGGCGGTCCTCGCGTACACCGTGAAGTACACCTCCGCCTTCTACGGGCCGTTCCGCGAGGCGATCAACTCCTCGCTGCGGGGCGACCGGAAGACGTACCAGCAGGACCCGCCGAACGCCCGCGAGGCGCTGCGCGAGCTGTCCCTCGACCTCGCCGAGGGCGCCGACATGGTGATGGTCAAGCCGGCGCTGCCGTATCTCGACGTGCTGCGCCGGGTCGCCGACGAGGCGGACGTGCCGGTGGCGGCGTACCAGATCTCGGGCGAGTTCGCGATGGTCGAGGCGGCGGCGGAGCGCGGCTGGGTGGACCGGGACGCGGCGATGATGGAGACGCTGACGGGGATCAGGCGGGCCGGGGCGCAGATGATCCTCACGTACTGGGCGATCGACGCGGCCCGGCGACTGCGCGACTGA